The nucleotide sequence AATCAGACAAGTAAAACAACACAGCAACATGCTTATAGCAGTATCAAGCAACCAGCATTAATTTGACACGCAGCAAAGATGCAGCAACGttactccaggcatgtcagaaaaACAGAAATAACAGAAACAAGCAGCACAATGAAGCAAGCTTGAATGGTCAATCACGAACCTCTACTTGGTAATGCAGCTCCTCGAGGTCCTCCAGCAGGTCACGCTCATCAAGCGTCTGTTCAAAACCAACACGAATCTGAGAATGCAAGCAGCAGCAGGTACCTTGACAGCACAGAAGGGTACATGCAACAGGGGAGAGGAGACGCACCTTCTTCAGGCGGCGCCGAAGGCCTCCCCAGAAACCGTTGGCCTGCTCATGCTCCGACCCGCGCTCGCCGCGCCCACCACGTGCGCTCCCTCCATGCCCATGCCCATGCCCGGCGCCGTCTCCCCCGGACCTCCCGCCATATGAGCCTTCCCCGTGGTATGAGCCCTGCCCGCCCTCGCCGGTCCTCCCGCCGCAAGAGCCTCCCGCCTGGTACGAGCCCTGCCCGCCCTCGCCGGTCCTCCCGCCGTAAGAGCCTCCCCCCTTGTATGAGCCGCGGCCGGTGGATCCATCGGTCCTCACCACGTGGCCTCCCCTCGCAGCCgggccgccacctccgccgccggcccggccACCACCGTAGCGGATGCGGCCGACGAGGGCCGCGCGCAACCTGCCCGCCAGGGCCCGGAGCAGCCCGCCGCCGCGCATGGCGGCGATGGGCTAGGGCGCGCAGGGGAGGGAGGGTTTGTCGTCGGAGTTCGAGTTCGAGGGCGTGGGGCGTGGGGGCGCTGCGGCGGTGCGGGAGCTGTGGCTGTTGCGGTGTTGCCCACTTGCCGTTACGCCGCGGGCTGTGTGTGTATAAAGGGACGGAGTGGTCGGTGGAATCCGGAGGGGTAAAATCGGCATACCCTTTCCGGTTTGTGGTCTCCGATAAGATTATCGGTGCTTCGTTAAAATGCAATGCGAAGGTTATTTTCCTACTTCGGTTTGAATTCCAGCCTCGTTCACGCAAACAATCTGTCTGGTGGATGTTTTGGGTTAATCAAAGAGACTCCTTAATTTTCAGTACAGTTGTTTTTCTAGTACTacttcctctgtcccaaaatataagaacatttttaacactacactaatgtcaaaaacattcttatattatgaacggagggagtagtaaatactCCAGTATACTAGTGCATCAATCAAACTAGTGCTAAAGAGGTATGCATTCAATGGATTAATTACTCCAGGAGCGTAATGATATCAACTGGTTGCTGATTAATATTAAGGCGGTTGCTAATTTACTGAATTATTAATTGGTCTATCTATATTTATATCCTGCTCAAATCCGGATAAAAATCAGTTAAATCATGGGATGGATTGAAAGGCTGTGTGGATATTTGTGGCGAACGAGACAGCGTAACAAAACATACCGTACGTGCCCCGTTGATATTTTTTTTGAGGGGAAATGCTCTAGGGCGTACTTTATTAACTTCAGATCACCATTACATCAAAGATGATGTCCGGGAGAATAACACTAGGTGGCTCACCGTCCCAATTAATTACAAGCTTTGAATCATAAACATGCCTCGTCAAATTATGTGCGACCCTATTAGCATTTCTAGGGTAGTGTTGGAAGCGCACTGCACCTAATCTTGTTGCCCGTTGGAAACAGTCTGCAAGAACTGCCGTCGCTGGACTCCAAACTTCAGTGACACCATTGCATGCATGAATCAGTTCTAGTGAATCAGACTCCATGAGAACTCCATCACACCCTATATATTTTCAATCATCATCAAGCCCTTCTGCATCGCTACGGCCTCTGATGTGTTGGCATCATGGACATTGTTCAGTAGCCAAGAACCACCGGCGACTGGCTCTCCCATGTGGTTGCGAAGAACCACCACCGACGACGGCGACCGGCGCATGTCATGTGATTCATCGACCGCTCGGACAGGTGACCACCTATATCGATCGAAGCGTCACAATCATACcaacttaggctagtcatagtggagagtatcacatactagtatcatgtatatgatactagtgtatgatactaccttcataatgcacaGTATCATACTTATTGCCATGCATAACATAAAGTAGTATAATATTTAACATGacacggtatctacctatgttactctaaccccctctctcttctttaattgtgtgTCACATAAGCATGTTTACTAGTCCCAAGTGTATGTTACCAGTTATGTTACCCCAACTATGGCCAGCCTTAGTGCCTTGCCCATAATAAGTGGAGATCATTAGTAATGCTAGTAGTATTACTACTACTAATATTCCTCTTTTTCGATTTATAAGGCTCATCTAAAaatgtttgtttttctttttataagtctcaattctattatttaccatcacatgttcagatttcaaggtgtatTAACTCACTGCATGCAAGAATGAAgaaaaactcaccaatgcatgtagaagttatttttcatttagtggtcatgcatgcatatggtgtaattaatgcattggtataCACAATTTTTTGAGAAAAAACGAGAGTAGTAATTAAGTACTTTTGTAAATTACGAAATTAATTTCATCATTcgtcatctaccttggttgaagaaATTTttaaattaagccctataaacctgaaaggagggagtagtatttcTTGTCCAAAAGAAAGACAAAAATGGAGGACCTTTATATTTACTACTAGAAACCATTGCAGGACCTATTTGATACACTAGAATCTGAAACACATTAGTAGAAACAAATTTACATGATGCCTTGTCAAATACTAGAGGGAC is from Triticum aestivum cultivar Chinese Spring chromosome 1B, IWGSC CS RefSeq v2.1, whole genome shotgun sequence and encodes:
- the LOC123086894 gene encoding glycine-rich cell wall structural protein, with product MRGGGLLRALAGRLRAALVGRIRYGGGRAGGGGGGPAARGGHVVRTDGSTGRGSYKGGGSYGGRTGEGGQGSYQAGGSCGGRTGEGGQGSYHGEGSYGGRSGGDGAGHGHGHGGSARGGRGERGSEHEQANGFWGGLRRRLKKTLDERDLLEDLEELHYQVERVERLQNLPERIAEIGQKFHDHWVTVSLAFSTMYATVSGKVQDRAVSVKAKMIDQAVSVKAKMIGVKDKLKERLSPQKVRPNEDQLEDEPIAIPLATDFSP